In the Flavisolibacter tropicus genome, one interval contains:
- a CDS encoding MBL fold metallo-hydrolase: MTTPPLTITMLGTGTSTGVPMIACQCPVCTSTDHRDKRLRSSIMVQSPTTTIVVDTTPDFRYQMLREDVRRLDAVLFTHPHKDHIAGLDDVRAFNFFMEQDMQVYANQMTIDALMREFAYAFADKKYPGVPSLELNSITLDPFFIGDIPVIPIMVWHLKMPVYGFRFGSFTYITDANRIEDAEKEKIKGSEVMVVNALRKEKHISHFALDEAVALSQELQLPKAYFTHISHQLGKHKDVEKHLPEGIYLGYDGLKIHV, from the coding sequence GTGACTACTCCTCCCTTAACAATTACAATGCTCGGTACAGGCACCAGCACAGGTGTTCCTATGATAGCCTGTCAATGCCCCGTGTGTACGTCTACGGATCACCGTGACAAGCGTTTACGGTCCAGCATTATGGTACAGTCGCCTACTACTACTATTGTGGTAGATACCACGCCCGACTTTCGCTACCAGATGTTAAGGGAAGATGTGCGCCGTCTGGATGCTGTTTTATTTACACACCCACACAAGGATCATATTGCAGGCTTGGATGATGTACGCGCCTTCAATTTCTTTATGGAGCAGGACATGCAGGTCTATGCCAACCAAATGACCATCGATGCTCTTATGCGCGAGTTTGCATATGCATTCGCTGATAAAAAATACCCCGGTGTCCCCAGCCTGGAGTTGAACTCTATTACTTTGGATCCCTTTTTTATTGGCGACATTCCGGTAATTCCTATTATGGTCTGGCACTTAAAAATGCCGGTTTATGGATTTCGCTTTGGCAGCTTTACCTACATAACCGATGCTAATAGGATAGAGGATGCTGAAAAAGAAAAGATCAAAGGCAGTGAAGTAATGGTAGTCAATGCGTTGCGCAAGGAAAAACACATTTCCCATTTTGCTTTAGATGAAGCGGTTGCCCTTTCACAGGAACTGCAACTACCCAAAGCGTATTTTACGCATATCTCACACCAGTTAGGTAAGCACAAGGATGTGGAGAAGCACCTTCCAGAAGGTATCTATTTAGGCTACGATGGCTTAAAGATTCATGTATAA
- a CDS encoding acyl-CoA dehydrogenase — protein sequence MNFETSEITLQVAQTARDFAQQHIKPYVMDWDESQTFPVDVFKQMGQLGLMGVLVPEEYGGAGLSYFEYKAVIEEIAKVDGSIGLSVAAHNSLCTGHIMAFGNEEQKRKYLPKLATAEWIGAWGLTEPNTGSDAGNMKTTAVRDGDNWVINGTKNWITHGKSGDVAVVVCRTGEPRAKNNATAFIVERGTPGFSAGKKENKLGMRASETAEMIFENCVIPDANRLGEVGDGFKQAMKILDGGRISIASLSLGIAKGAYEAALKYSQERHQFDKPISSFQGIAFKLADMATEIQAAELLTLEACDLKIRGKEMTKVAAMAKYYASEVAVKSANDAVQIFGGYGYTKDFPVEKHYRDAKLCTIGEGTSEIQKLVISREVLK from the coding sequence ATGAATTTCGAAACCTCTGAGATTACGCTACAGGTAGCGCAGACCGCCCGTGATTTTGCCCAACAGCACATCAAACCCTATGTTATGGATTGGGATGAGAGCCAAACCTTTCCAGTTGATGTGTTTAAGCAAATGGGACAACTGGGTCTGATGGGAGTGCTGGTACCCGAGGAATACGGTGGTGCTGGACTTTCTTATTTTGAATACAAAGCCGTTATTGAAGAAATTGCCAAGGTAGATGGGTCTATTGGCTTGAGTGTGGCGGCACACAACTCGCTTTGCACTGGTCATATTATGGCTTTTGGGAATGAAGAACAAAAACGCAAATACCTGCCTAAACTAGCTACTGCAGAATGGATTGGTGCCTGGGGATTAACCGAGCCCAATACCGGAAGTGATGCCGGCAACATGAAGACCACCGCCGTGCGCGATGGCGACAACTGGGTGATAAACGGTACCAAGAACTGGATCACGCATGGTAAAAGTGGCGACGTGGCTGTAGTGGTTTGTCGCACTGGCGAGCCTCGTGCAAAGAATAATGCTACTGCTTTTATAGTAGAACGTGGTACTCCAGGATTTTCTGCTGGTAAAAAAGAGAACAAGCTAGGGATGCGTGCTTCAGAAACTGCAGAAATGATCTTTGAAAACTGTGTAATACCTGATGCAAACCGTTTAGGAGAAGTAGGTGATGGTTTCAAGCAGGCTATGAAGATTTTAGATGGTGGACGCATCTCCATTGCTTCACTGTCGTTAGGTATTGCTAAAGGTGCTTATGAGGCGGCCTTGAAGTATTCACAAGAGCGTCACCAATTTGACAAACCCATTTCCTCTTTCCAGGGTATTGCTTTTAAGCTTGCCGATATGGCTACTGAAATTCAAGCCGCCGAGTTACTGACATTAGAAGCCTGTGATTTGAAAATACGCGGTAAAGAAATGACAAAGGTAGCCGCTATGGCTAAGTACTACGCCAGTGAAGTGGCAGTGAAATCAGCCAATGATGCCGTGCAGATCTTTGGCGGTTATGGATACACGAAAGACTTTCCTGTAGAAAAGCATTATCGCGACGCGAAGCTTTGCACTATAGGCGAGGGAACGAGTGAGATTCAAAAGCTGGTGATATCGAGGGAGGTACTAAAATAA
- a CDS encoding ABC transporter ATP-binding protein — protein MNRYSRIFKYLGQYKGKIALYFFCILLSIAFSIVSMGMLMPFFELIFNGDSGALAQMAKNASNPIVQYIRTFLVDSIASHTNETEGKLYTLGVLCLIIIATILLKNVFLVLAQYILNPLKNHIVNLLRVELYNKILHLPIGYFTEKKKGDLISRITNDVNEVEGSLVGALEGWVRDPLTIIINFAVLFFISAKLTFFLLLFIPIIGFVIGRVSRSLKKPSNEAAIKHAESVSVLDETLGGLRVIKAFNIEGLLRNRFNTINDELVDAKNRIAYRRDLASPTSEVMGVMVFCGILYFGGQLVLGGDLGLEASAFLTYLAMFYNIINPAKALSTSFSNMQKGGAAISRIEEVLETPNTVDDNPNGKQLTTFHKNIELRNVTFSYDGTPILKNINLTIEKGRTVALVGSSGAGKSTLADLVPRFHDVTSGELLIDGVNIKDYSLTSVRNQISIVTQEPILFNDTIANNILLGKQDATDTEIQEAAKVANAHNYISVKEQGYNTNIGDRGTKLSGGERQRLTIARAVLKNPPILILDEATSALDTESERLVQDAINNMMQNRTSIVIAHRLSTIRHADEIVVLQKGEIVERGTHDQLMQKQGYYYRLVQMQEVR, from the coding sequence ATGAACCGCTACTCTCGTATATTCAAATATTTAGGCCAATATAAAGGAAAGATCGCCCTCTATTTTTTCTGTATTCTTTTGTCTATAGCCTTCTCCATTGTATCTATGGGGATGCTGATGCCCTTTTTTGAACTGATCTTCAATGGAGACAGTGGCGCATTGGCCCAGATGGCTAAGAACGCCAGCAACCCTATTGTACAATACATCCGGACGTTCCTGGTAGACTCGATTGCCAGCCATACCAACGAAACAGAAGGTAAATTGTATACACTAGGTGTATTGTGTCTGATCATTATTGCTACTATCCTGTTAAAAAACGTTTTCCTGGTACTGGCCCAGTATATTTTGAATCCGCTTAAGAACCACATCGTTAACCTGCTGCGGGTTGAACTATACAACAAAATACTGCATCTCCCTATTGGTTACTTTACTGAAAAGAAGAAAGGCGACTTGATCAGCCGCATTACTAATGATGTGAATGAAGTAGAAGGTTCACTGGTAGGTGCATTGGAAGGCTGGGTACGCGACCCGCTGACTATCATTATAAACTTTGCCGTACTGTTCTTTATCAGTGCCAAGCTTACTTTCTTCCTATTATTATTTATACCCATTATTGGTTTTGTCATTGGCCGCGTATCTCGCTCGCTTAAAAAGCCATCAAATGAGGCTGCTATTAAACACGCAGAATCAGTATCTGTACTGGATGAAACACTGGGCGGATTGCGCGTAATCAAGGCATTTAACATTGAAGGTTTGTTGCGCAATCGCTTTAATACCATCAATGATGAACTGGTAGATGCCAAAAACCGTATTGCTTATCGCCGCGACCTGGCCTCTCCTACTTCCGAGGTAATGGGGGTAATGGTGTTTTGCGGTATTCTTTATTTCGGTGGCCAGTTGGTATTGGGTGGAGACCTGGGTCTGGAGGCTTCGGCTTTCCTTACCTACTTAGCCATGTTCTACAACATTATCAACCCAGCCAAGGCTCTTTCTACTTCCTTCAGCAATATGCAAAAAGGTGGCGCCGCTATTAGTCGTATTGAGGAAGTATTGGAAACACCTAATACGGTTGACGATAACCCGAATGGTAAACAGCTTACCACCTTCCATAAAAACATTGAGCTGCGTAATGTTACCTTCTCTTACGATGGTACGCCAATCCTGAAGAATATCAACCTGACGATTGAAAAGGGTAGAACAGTAGCACTGGTAGGTTCGTCTGGTGCAGGTAAATCTACTTTGGCCGACTTAGTGCCTCGTTTCCACGATGTAACCAGTGGCGAGTTATTGATTGATGGCGTGAATATCAAAGACTACTCATTAACATCGGTACGCAACCAGATCAGCATTGTTACACAAGAACCGATCTTGTTCAATGATACCATTGCCAATAATATTTTATTAGGTAAACAAGATGCTACCGATACAGAAATACAAGAAGCCGCTAAAGTGGCCAATGCACACAACTATATTTCTGTAAAAGAGCAAGGCTATAATACCAACATTGGTGACAGAGGTACCAAACTGAGTGGTGGTGAGCGCCAGCGTTTAACCATTGCCCGTGCGGTACTAAAGAACCCACCAATCTTGATCCTGGATGAAGCCACATCGGCACTGGATACGGAAAGCGAGCGTCTGGTACAGGATGCCATCAACAACATGATGCAAAACCGCACCAGCATTGTTATTGCCCACCGCTTGTCTACCATCCGCCATGCCGACGAAATTGTTGTTCTTCAAAAAGGTGAGATCGTAGAGCGCGGCACGCACGATCAGTTAATGCAAAAACAAGGATACTATTATCGATTAGTGCAGATGCAGGAAGTTAGGTGA
- the rbfA gene encoding 30S ribosome-binding factor RbfA, with product MQEGKRQKQIGGLIQEEMTGIFQRLGMSMMDGGMVSISSVKITPDLLEARIYLSLFQVADRKATMKKIEDRAWEIKRELTSRVKHQLRRMPELKFFQDDTLDHVFRMEELFKQIHEEKPKTEEDNEQGPRNEE from the coding sequence ATGCAGGAAGGGAAACGTCAAAAGCAAATAGGTGGCCTCATTCAGGAAGAAATGACTGGAATTTTTCAGCGCCTGGGAATGAGTATGATGGATGGCGGAATGGTCTCCATCAGCAGTGTTAAAATCACACCCGATTTATTGGAAGCGCGTATTTATTTAAGTTTATTCCAGGTAGCCGACCGGAAAGCTACCATGAAAAAGATAGAGGATAGAGCTTGGGAGATCAAGCGCGAACTAACATCGCGGGTAAAGCACCAGTTGCGTCGCATGCCCGAGTTAAAGTTTTTCCAGGACGATACGCTGGATCATGTATTCCGCATGGAGGAGTTGTTTAAGCAGATTCATGAGGAAAAGCCAAAGACAGAGGAGGATAACGAGCAAGGCCCAAGGAATGAAGAATAA
- a CDS encoding FtsX-like permease family protein, which translates to MNFLFAWRYFKAKKSTNAINIIAWISILAILVGTAALILVLSVFNGFEDLVKSLYSSFYPDIKISPVSGKQLVLTKEQLAKLRAVKGVNQYTLVAQEKALLQNGESQSIVNLKGVDENYVKVSGVADHVVKGNFDLGTADAPLLVLGAGIENAVGVQSDRNISPLTVYMPRKSADVSVSDPLQSISADTVNTSGAFIIQQEFDNNYAFTNLAFMRAMLELPEDTYGGAELSLFPGSDPDVVKEHMQKVLGKDYLIQTRYEQNRSLYAVMRAEKWVIYMILSLILIVAAFNMIGALTMLVLEKKKDISVLHALGADKGLIQKIFLSEGLLLALIGGGVGMLLAFLIALGQIYFKIIPLEGGSFLIDYFPVKLDPMDFLLVAITVLVIALIASYIPARKAGRQQFLLREE; encoded by the coding sequence TTGAACTTTCTTTTCGCCTGGCGCTATTTTAAAGCAAAGAAGTCTACCAATGCCATTAATATAATAGCCTGGATCAGTATCCTGGCTATTTTAGTGGGCACTGCTGCACTTATATTGGTGCTTAGTGTCTTCAATGGTTTTGAAGATCTGGTGAAGTCATTGTACTCTTCGTTTTATCCGGATATCAAGATCTCGCCGGTTAGTGGCAAACAACTGGTACTCACAAAAGAGCAGCTGGCAAAATTAAGAGCTGTCAAAGGTGTTAACCAATATACGCTGGTAGCACAGGAGAAAGCCTTGTTGCAAAATGGTGAATCACAATCTATTGTAAATCTAAAAGGGGTAGATGAAAACTACGTAAAGGTCTCTGGTGTAGCCGATCATGTGGTGAAGGGAAACTTTGACCTGGGTACAGCAGATGCCCCCTTGCTAGTGTTAGGGGCTGGCATAGAGAATGCCGTAGGGGTTCAAAGCGATCGTAATATTTCTCCCCTCACGGTTTACATGCCCCGTAAGAGTGCAGATGTATCGGTCTCCGATCCGCTGCAATCCATTAGTGCTGATACGGTCAATACATCAGGCGCTTTTATTATTCAGCAGGAGTTTGATAATAATTACGCCTTTACCAATTTAGCCTTTATGCGCGCCATGTTGGAGCTCCCGGAGGATACCTATGGCGGTGCTGAGCTTTCTTTATTCCCGGGTTCCGACCCCGATGTCGTTAAAGAGCATATGCAAAAGGTTTTAGGCAAAGACTACCTAATTCAAACCCGTTATGAGCAAAATCGCAGTCTCTATGCTGTGATGCGGGCTGAAAAATGGGTGATCTATATGATCCTATCCCTCATCCTGATAGTAGCAGCCTTTAATATGATTGGCGCACTGACCATGTTGGTATTGGAGAAGAAAAAAGATATAAGCGTCTTGCACGCCTTAGGGGCTGATAAAGGACTAATTCAAAAGATCTTTCTAAGTGAAGGCTTATTATTAGCGCTTATTGGTGGGGGTGTGGGTATGCTCTTGGCCTTCTTAATAGCCTTGGGACAGATCTATTTTAAAATTATTCCCTTGGAAGGCGGGTCTTTTCTGATTGACTACTTTCCCGTCAAACTTGACCCTATGGATTTTTTACTGGTAGCCATTACCGTTCTAGTCATAGCTCTCATCGCTTCGTATATCCCCGCCCGGAAGGCCGGCCGGCAGCAGTTTTTGCTGCGGGAGGAGTAA
- a CDS encoding transketolase — MPNLKEIASQVRRDILRMVHGVNSGHPGGSLGCADYMTALYFEVMKHNSAFDMDAKDEDVFILSNGHISPVYYSVLARSGYFDVKELATFRKLDSRLQGHPTTHEGLPGIRVASGSLGQGMSVAIGAALTKKLNNDSSVVYSLHGDGELQEGQNWEAILFAPHHKVDNLIATIDWNGQQIDGPTQKVINMGDIKAKFDAFGWHTLEVDGNDMDALVNTLKEAKSLTGKGKPIAIIMHTIMGKGVDFMENDHNWHGVAPSDEQLQKALQQLPETMGDY; from the coding sequence ATGCCAAATCTTAAAGAAATTGCTTCTCAGGTTCGACGTGACATACTGCGCATGGTACATGGCGTTAACAGCGGTCACCCCGGAGGATCATTGGGCTGTGCCGATTATATGACAGCACTCTACTTTGAAGTAATGAAACATAACTCGGCCTTCGATATGGACGCAAAGGACGAGGATGTGTTTATTCTTTCTAACGGCCACATCTCTCCAGTATATTACTCGGTACTGGCCCGCTCTGGTTATTTTGATGTTAAAGAACTGGCCACCTTCCGTAAACTGGACTCCCGCCTGCAAGGACACCCCACAACTCATGAAGGGTTGCCAGGCATACGCGTAGCCTCTGGTTCGTTAGGCCAAGGTATGAGTGTAGCTATAGGAGCTGCCCTGACAAAGAAACTGAACAACGATTCCAGCGTGGTGTATTCGCTACATGGTGATGGAGAGTTACAGGAAGGTCAGAACTGGGAAGCCATCTTATTTGCCCCTCACCACAAAGTGGACAACCTGATTGCAACGATAGACTGGAACGGCCAGCAGATTGATGGGCCTACACAGAAGGTGATCAATATGGGCGATATAAAAGCTAAGTTTGACGCATTTGGCTGGCATACGTTAGAAGTGGATGGAAATGATATGGATGCGTTGGTAAATACTTTAAAAGAAGCTAAGTCACTAACGGGCAAAGGAAAGCCCATCGCTATCATCATGCACACCATAATGGGGAAAGGTGTGGACTTTATGGAGAACGACCATAATTGGCACGGTGTAGCTCCAAGTGATGAGCAGTTGCAAAAAGCCCTGCAACAATTACCTGAAACAATGGGGGATTATTAA